A single region of the Halopiger xanaduensis SH-6 genome encodes:
- a CDS encoding glycoside hydrolase family 97 catalytic domain-containing protein → MSEEKLRHTSNEPRRRHFLGGAASLVAAAAYTRAISDEVAARVTQGNDDAVQRVRSPDGSIAVTADVSSGTPTYAVAIDGTTYLEPSPLGFDFRNQPSFGAAGDGSSGPNLTVTGSERRSETEEWEPVWGAYDEVTADYNALVVGLEETEGPGRTANLELRVFDDGLGFRVVFDESFASNAGKAVLESENTAFAFADDYTAWWIRNEVTNPRFEQEYEETPLSEIPGGRRETRPTGTPMQTGAHTPLTVEAGDGDAYLSVHEAGLEDYAAATLAPRVDEGDTEFTTELTPLPDGTKVSLEVPNATPWRTIQIGRRPGDLIESQLVPLLSSDLEESALPTVDGEPDTGWIEPRKYVGIWWTMIAGSANWEYKSDDEISVEGNDPASYVHGARTERMKRYMSFAAENGIDSVLVEGWNQGWDTYPGDGTGLRFGVDDSYPDFDVREVTDFGRSLESDVEMTIHNETAGALPHYEEQILEDDIFQQYEDVGIRSIKNGYVSDAGLGIEGDGSDPTHNQHNQLAVNHHRLVIEAAAADRQLLEIHEGIKPTGEIRTYPNVANREVVKAQEYDGFGQLSSNVDPDHHVTLPFTRNLAGPVSFQPGIFDITFTDDRGGQIQTTRTKQLAMYPTYLSGLQMAADRIEAYVDESLEVGECLQAASGDIDGFVTLDEWRNAFGTNYVAVDPNRVPSGSSVSFTVKDADAGTYELHLRYAAAPEDNAQRVVDAGRTQATLRVNDSTRTITPAFTDYWDQWEVFTTEVELEDGDNEIAIELDYDDSGEAFQGDVGGFNLNTIGVSEPGAPSPVPADYEGYTPENENFDAEPEFAFLEAVPAAGWDETRIVDAEIGDYTVTARRKGEEWYVGAMTDEGGRAVDVPLSFLAPGNSAGKGNGNGPRGPKYVAEIYSDGIGADYESDPDPVRIDEAVVDPSTTLLASMARSGGTAVRLRPATGKEREDLPTYERPEQDLRYGIDDEADLGEPFITATGSNDGDFVGGTTVAIEVDGERAAVDNVRLPPGATDETVELGYVISSIGTYDVVLRDPDDGSVLESGTVTVAPGDLVAEFDDPQGDDHGPGEYTYPTSDDFRDGAFDLRSFAVYEADDAYRFVFEVEELYDTFGGEFSPHYFVVYLRDPDRDGGRTTELGDLEVTAEFGDPWHYRVAASGFGSSVVDADGSNLGAPETTVDFESGTAILSVPKDALELDVANAEVLPVVGSEDRGTFRNVAVEAAAYTFGGAKEGAAENAPRVIDLLTPSGVDQSEALAYDANELATLPFTPL, encoded by the coding sequence ATGTCTGAAGAAAAATTACGGCATACGTCAAACGAGCCGAGAAGACGGCACTTCCTCGGCGGTGCAGCGTCGCTAGTCGCCGCAGCAGCGTACACACGGGCGATATCCGACGAGGTCGCAGCGCGGGTGACTCAGGGGAACGACGACGCCGTCCAGCGAGTGCGTTCGCCCGACGGATCGATCGCGGTCACCGCCGACGTCTCGAGCGGGACGCCGACCTACGCGGTCGCGATCGACGGGACGACCTACCTCGAACCCTCGCCGCTCGGCTTCGACTTCCGGAATCAGCCGTCGTTCGGGGCGGCCGGGGACGGAAGCAGCGGCCCCAATCTCACCGTAACCGGCTCCGAGCGCCGGTCCGAAACGGAGGAGTGGGAGCCCGTCTGGGGCGCCTACGACGAGGTCACTGCCGACTACAACGCCCTCGTCGTCGGCCTCGAGGAAACGGAGGGGCCGGGACGGACGGCCAACCTCGAGCTCCGGGTCTTCGACGACGGGCTCGGATTCCGGGTCGTCTTCGACGAGAGCTTCGCGAGCAACGCCGGCAAAGCGGTCCTCGAGTCGGAGAACACCGCCTTCGCCTTCGCGGACGACTACACCGCCTGGTGGATCCGCAACGAGGTCACCAACCCGCGGTTCGAGCAGGAGTACGAGGAGACGCCGCTGAGCGAGATTCCCGGCGGCCGGCGGGAGACCCGGCCCACCGGGACGCCGATGCAAACGGGCGCTCACACGCCGCTGACCGTCGAGGCCGGCGACGGCGACGCCTACCTGAGCGTCCACGAGGCCGGCCTCGAGGACTACGCGGCCGCGACGCTCGCGCCTCGAGTAGATGAGGGAGACACTGAGTTCACCACAGAACTGACCCCGCTGCCCGACGGAACCAAGGTCTCGCTCGAGGTGCCGAACGCGACCCCGTGGCGGACGATCCAGATCGGCCGGCGGCCGGGCGACCTGATCGAGTCCCAGTTGGTGCCGCTGTTGAGTTCCGACCTCGAGGAGTCGGCGCTGCCGACCGTCGACGGCGAGCCGGACACCGGCTGGATCGAGCCCCGCAAGTACGTCGGCATCTGGTGGACGATGATCGCCGGCTCCGCCAACTGGGAGTACAAGAGCGACGACGAGATCAGCGTCGAGGGCAACGATCCCGCGTCGTACGTCCACGGCGCCCGCACCGAGCGGATGAAGCGCTACATGAGCTTCGCCGCCGAAAACGGCATCGACAGCGTCCTCGTCGAGGGGTGGAATCAGGGCTGGGACACCTACCCCGGCGACGGCACCGGGCTGCGGTTCGGCGTCGACGACTCCTACCCGGACTTCGACGTGCGCGAAGTGACCGACTTCGGCCGGTCGCTCGAGTCCGACGTGGAGATGACGATCCACAATGAAACTGCCGGCGCCCTTCCCCACTACGAGGAGCAGATCCTCGAGGACGATATCTTCCAACAGTACGAGGACGTCGGGATTCGCTCGATCAAGAACGGCTACGTCTCCGACGCGGGGCTGGGCATCGAGGGCGACGGTTCGGACCCGACACACAACCAGCACAACCAACTCGCGGTCAACCACCACCGGCTGGTCATCGAAGCCGCCGCGGCCGATCGCCAACTGCTCGAGATCCACGAAGGAATCAAGCCGACCGGCGAGATCCGCACCTACCCGAACGTGGCCAACCGCGAGGTCGTCAAGGCCCAGGAGTACGACGGCTTCGGCCAGTTGAGTTCGAACGTCGACCCGGACCACCACGTCACGCTGCCGTTCACGCGGAACCTGGCCGGCCCGGTCAGCTTCCAGCCGGGTATCTTCGACATCACCTTCACCGACGACAGGGGCGGGCAGATCCAGACCACGCGGACGAAACAACTCGCGATGTACCCGACCTACCTCAGCGGCCTGCAGATGGCCGCCGACCGCATCGAGGCCTACGTCGACGAGAGCCTCGAAGTCGGCGAGTGCCTGCAGGCGGCCTCGGGCGACATCGACGGCTTCGTCACGTTAGACGAGTGGCGCAACGCCTTCGGCACGAACTACGTCGCGGTCGATCCCAACCGCGTCCCGTCTGGCTCCTCAGTCTCGTTCACGGTCAAAGACGCCGACGCGGGTACGTACGAGCTTCACCTCCGGTACGCGGCCGCGCCCGAGGACAACGCCCAGCGGGTCGTCGACGCCGGCCGGACGCAGGCGACCCTGCGGGTCAACGATTCGACGCGGACGATCACCCCCGCGTTCACCGACTACTGGGACCAGTGGGAGGTGTTCACGACGGAGGTCGAACTCGAGGACGGCGACAACGAAATCGCGATCGAACTCGACTACGACGACTCGGGCGAGGCGTTCCAGGGCGACGTCGGCGGCTTCAACCTCAATACGATCGGCGTCAGCGAACCCGGCGCACCGTCTCCCGTACCCGCCGACTACGAGGGCTATACGCCCGAAAACGAAAACTTCGACGCGGAACCCGAGTTTGCGTTCCTCGAGGCCGTCCCGGCGGCCGGCTGGGACGAGACGCGGATCGTCGACGCCGAAATCGGCGACTACACCGTCACCGCTCGCCGCAAGGGCGAGGAGTGGTACGTCGGCGCGATGACCGACGAGGGCGGGCGCGCGGTCGACGTGCCGCTGTCCTTCCTCGCGCCGGGCAATTCCGCGGGGAAGGGGAACGGAAACGGCCCGCGGGGACCGAAGTACGTCGCCGAAATCTACTCGGACGGGATCGGCGCCGACTACGAGTCCGACCCCGACCCCGTCCGGATCGACGAGGCCGTCGTCGACCCGAGCACGACGCTGCTGGCCTCGATGGCACGCAGCGGCGGCACGGCCGTCAGGCTCCGCCCCGCGACGGGGAAGGAGCGCGAGGACCTCCCGACGTACGAACGCCCCGAGCAGGACCTGCGTTACGGCATCGACGACGAGGCCGACCTCGGCGAGCCGTTCATTACCGCCACCGGCTCGAACGACGGCGACTTCGTCGGCGGCACGACCGTCGCGATCGAGGTCGACGGCGAGCGCGCGGCCGTCGACAACGTCCGGCTCCCGCCCGGCGCGACCGACGAGACGGTCGAACTCGGCTACGTGATCTCGTCGATCGGCACCTACGACGTCGTCCTGCGCGATCCCGACGACGGCAGCGTCCTCGAGTCCGGTACAGTCACCGTCGCGCCAGGCGACCTCGTGGCCGAGTTCGACGACCCGCAGGGCGACGACCACGGCCCGGGCGAGTACACCTACCCGACCAGCGACGACTTCCGGGACGGCGCGTTCGACCTGCGGTCGTTCGCCGTCTACGAGGCCGACGACGCCTACCGGTTCGTCTTCGAAGTCGAGGAGCTCTACGACACCTTCGGCGGCGAGTTCTCGCCCCACTACTTCGTCGTCTACCTCCGCGATCCTGACCGCGACGGCGGTCGGACGACCGAACTCGGCGACCTCGAGGTCACGGCCGAATTCGGCGATCCGTGGCACTACCGCGTCGCCGCCAGCGGCTTCGGCTCGAGCGTCGTCGACGCGGACGGGAGCAACCTCGGGGCGCCGGAGACGACCGTCGACTTCGAGAGCGGCACGGCTATCCTCTCAGTTCCGAAGGACGCGCTGGAACTCGACGTCGCGAACGCCGAAGTCCTGCCCGTCGTCGGCTCCGAGGACCGGGGGACGTTCCGCAACGTCGCCGTCGAGGCGGCGGCCTACACCTTCGGCGGCGCGAAGGAAGGCGCGGCGGAAAACGCGCCGCGGGTGATCGACCTCCTGACGCCGTCCGGCGTCGACCAATCCGAGGCGCTCGCGTACGACGCGAACGAGTTGGCAACCCTACCGTTTACCCCGCTGTAG
- a CDS encoding flippase: MSEHDEGHDEGVTTLAKQGSITFVGNVINGAFGFAIVMLMTRFVSPSVYGLWVLSTSVILFAQVFGNLGLPLAIDYFVPQYLDDGERGKAKGVILQVTATVLVTSSLVAFALAAGSRVVGDFFQEPAMRIALLLLSVTIPMLAIYNVLLTSYYSIKKLQYRVVMRDLVRPTVRFAVTAGLLLSGFGLLGLIGGYVVGLFVAIAVGTALFVYKAWDLLTTTTELVAAKPLVTYSVPLAMTSVVFVLMGQVDYFVVGYFLNSDDVGIYRVGYMLGSGLMIIFNSLSPVFKPLIAETRENVDLVEQRFRIMARWIVGITLPIAIVLSLGADSYLAVLYTPQYAAASLVVILLCGAFLFNVTFGGPDGSLLQGMGYSRFVFANTLVLFGANFLVSAALVPLVGIEGAAIGSATALVLVGCLSLAEIYYLDGIHPFTRDFAKVVAAGVPATVAGAPIVVFLESDALIVGLLPVAVIGTYLGTLIATDAFTDEDVRMAAEFSPTLERWLPVG; this comes from the coding sequence ATGAGCGAGCACGACGAGGGACACGACGAAGGCGTCACGACGCTCGCGAAACAGGGGAGCATCACGTTCGTCGGCAACGTCATCAACGGCGCGTTCGGGTTCGCGATCGTCATGCTGATGACCCGGTTCGTCAGCCCGTCGGTGTACGGGCTGTGGGTCCTGTCGACGTCGGTGATCCTGTTCGCCCAGGTCTTCGGCAACCTGGGACTCCCGCTGGCGATCGACTACTTCGTGCCGCAGTATCTGGACGACGGCGAGCGCGGGAAGGCGAAGGGCGTCATCCTCCAGGTGACCGCGACCGTCCTCGTCACGTCGTCGCTGGTCGCGTTCGCGCTCGCAGCGGGATCGCGGGTCGTCGGTGACTTCTTCCAGGAGCCGGCGATGCGGATCGCGCTCCTGTTGCTCTCGGTGACGATCCCGATGCTGGCGATCTACAACGTCCTGCTGACCTCCTACTACAGCATCAAGAAGCTCCAGTACCGGGTCGTCATGCGGGATCTGGTCCGGCCGACGGTCCGGTTCGCCGTCACCGCGGGGCTCCTGCTGTCGGGATTCGGACTGCTGGGGCTGATCGGCGGCTACGTCGTCGGGCTCTTCGTCGCGATCGCGGTCGGGACGGCGCTGTTCGTCTACAAAGCCTGGGACCTGCTGACGACGACTACCGAACTCGTCGCGGCGAAGCCGCTCGTGACGTACTCGGTGCCGCTGGCGATGACCAGCGTCGTCTTCGTGTTGATGGGCCAGGTCGATTACTTCGTCGTCGGCTACTTCTTGAATTCCGACGACGTCGGCATCTACCGGGTCGGCTACATGCTCGGCTCCGGGCTGATGATCATCTTCAACTCGCTGTCGCCGGTGTTCAAGCCGCTGATCGCCGAAACCAGGGAGAACGTCGACCTGGTCGAACAGCGGTTCCGGATCATGGCCCGCTGGATCGTCGGGATCACCCTCCCGATCGCGATCGTCCTCTCGCTGGGCGCGGACTCGTACCTCGCCGTCCTCTACACGCCCCAGTACGCGGCGGCGAGCCTCGTCGTCATCCTGCTCTGTGGCGCCTTCCTGTTCAACGTCACCTTCGGCGGTCCCGACGGCTCCCTGCTGCAAGGGATGGGCTACTCCCGGTTCGTCTTCGCCAATACGCTCGTGCTCTTCGGCGCGAACTTCCTCGTCTCGGCGGCGCTCGTCCCGCTCGTCGGCATCGAGGGCGCCGCGATCGGCTCGGCGACGGCGCTCGTGCTCGTCGGCTGCCTCTCGCTCGCCGAGATCTACTACCTCGACGGCATCCATCCGTTCACCAGGGACTTCGCCAAGGTCGTCGCCGCCGGCGTCCCGGCGACCGTCGCGGGCGCGCCGATCGTCGTCTTCCTCGAGTCGGACGCGCTGATCGTCGGTCTCCTGCCGGTCGCGGTGATCGGCACCTACCTGGGAACGCTGATCGCGACCGACGCCTTCACCGACGAGGACGTCCGGATGGCCGCCGAGTTCAGCCCGACCCTCGAGAGGTGGCTGCCGGTCGGGTAG
- a CDS encoding FxLYD domain-containing protein, producing the protein MHRRSFLAAPVGLLALAGGCLEFVENDGEEITDPGDVEVVWSDLVRDDPGTEDERVTVWGIVRNVGDRTLSYVELRATFFDAEGEELESVIENVDADVSADEEWPFEVEYPHFGEAAAEVETYELEPATGV; encoded by the coding sequence ATGCACCGTCGCTCGTTCCTCGCGGCCCCGGTCGGGCTCCTCGCGCTCGCGGGCGGCTGCCTCGAGTTCGTCGAGAACGACGGCGAAGAGATCACCGATCCGGGCGACGTCGAGGTCGTCTGGTCGGACCTCGTCCGGGACGATCCCGGGACGGAGGACGAGCGCGTTACGGTCTGGGGAATCGTCAGGAACGTCGGGGACCGGACGCTGAGCTACGTCGAACTCCGGGCGACGTTCTTCGACGCCGAGGGCGAGGAACTCGAGAGCGTCATCGAGAACGTCGACGCGGACGTCTCCGCCGACGAGGAGTGGCCGTTCGAGGTCGAGTATCCGCACTTCGGCGAGGCCGCCGCCGAAGTCGAAACGTACGAACTCGAGCCGGCGACCGGCGTCTGA
- a CDS encoding DUF2103 domain-containing protein, with protein sequence MECRHCASPLEKPGDFCLVCRERNAEAVVLEAGRERATLTMLAGESDDGADGHGRGQGHGHGHGADDDPVLGKTTITTTPEDGENEPVELRNFAGLIGDEIRRKRPEEVYAGGERAVIRAVREDIHHSLYRVDDENPVETVIDRRGNRALDVVETPPIEKIGGSHSTLIGGRTGMEAIRAVAGHPHVKKVIPGPIDAGGKGSQSGLRAKVTRADDGGNVRMLLRDGSSVQENRVVTTARDREMGERIREDLNDVLSEAEFQ encoded by the coding sequence ATGGAGTGTCGCCACTGCGCCTCGCCCCTCGAGAAACCCGGCGACTTCTGTCTCGTCTGCCGGGAGCGAAACGCCGAGGCGGTGGTCCTCGAGGCGGGGCGCGAGCGGGCGACGCTGACGATGCTGGCCGGCGAGTCCGACGACGGGGCCGACGGTCACGGCCGGGGCCAGGGCCACGGGCACGGGCACGGCGCGGACGACGATCCAGTTTTGGGGAAAACGACCATCACGACGACGCCCGAGGACGGCGAGAACGAACCCGTCGAACTCCGGAACTTCGCGGGGCTGATCGGCGACGAGATCCGCCGCAAGCGCCCCGAGGAGGTCTACGCCGGCGGCGAGCGTGCGGTGATTCGCGCGGTCCGCGAGGACATCCACCACTCGCTGTACCGCGTCGACGACGAGAACCCCGTCGAGACCGTCATCGACCGTCGCGGCAACCGCGCGCTCGACGTCGTCGAGACGCCGCCGATCGAGAAGATCGGCGGCAGCCACTCGACGCTCATCGGCGGCCGAACGGGGATGGAGGCCATCCGGGCCGTCGCTGGCCATCCGCACGTCAAGAAGGTGATTCCGGGCCCCATCGACGCCGGCGGGAAGGGGTCCCAGTCCGGTTTGCGCGCGAAGGTTACCCGCGCCGACGACGGCGGCAACGTTCGCATGCTTCTCCGAGACGGCTCGAGCGTGCAGGAAAACCGCGTCGTGACGACCGCTCGCGACCGCGAGATGGGCGAGCGGATCCGCGAGGACCTGAACGACGTCCTCAGCGAGGCGGAATTTCAGTGA
- a CDS encoding DNA-directed RNA polymerase subunit P, which produces MSYKCSRCKRDVQLDEYGGVRCPYCGHRVLLKERSRDVKEVDVQ; this is translated from the coding sequence ATGAGCTACAAGTGCTCCCGATGTAAACGCGACGTCCAGCTCGACGAATACGGCGGCGTCCGCTGTCCCTACTGCGGTCACCGCGTCCTGCTGAAAGAGCGCAGTCGCGACGTCAAGGAAGTCGACGTCCAGTAA
- a CDS encoding KEOPS complex subunit Pcc1, with translation MSSHDATLEFDYESAARARTVAESVAREIGEIDDDRSQTTLERDGATVQIAIDAADVVALRAALNTWFSLVDVAERTAAIGEAA, from the coding sequence GTGTCTTCTCACGACGCAACGCTCGAGTTCGACTACGAGAGCGCCGCTCGCGCTCGCACCGTCGCCGAGAGCGTCGCCCGCGAAATCGGCGAGATCGACGACGACCGGTCGCAGACGACGCTCGAGCGCGACGGCGCGACGGTGCAGATTGCGATCGACGCCGCCGACGTCGTCGCCCTGCGAGCCGCGTTGAACACCTGGTTTTCGCTGGTCGACGTGGCCGAACGGACGGCGGCGATCGGCGAGGCGGCGTAG
- a CDS encoding serine hydrolase, whose protein sequence is MAPDQNAVSASTRTEIEALVEEWMESESIPGASVVVADRDGIRYANGFGVRDVESEAPATPDTLYAVASLTKSVTAIAVLQLVERGDIDLEDELREYVAVLNEAPGPPITVRELLAHSSGMPQDFVARRPAIDDGRNLDLFEHVDGAADRRLVDDDRYMYYNGGYFVLGELVEAVDGRPYEEYVRTEIFEPLGMTRSTYDPDALARADDAMTGYTRADGELSPDAYDGGAGPAGGLISPARELATVLRCVLNDGTVDGTRILEPDLVEAMCGRQSPSLPTVDGTYRGYGYGWEVRDFLDETLVSHLGGIGVSGAYMGCLREHDVAVALAFNTHGPSVTAVGAGILAALCGERPEDAVRALRVREAIDAVAGTYESYRGALTATVEPAAAGTIRIRVPERDVAFTASPDAVERSPYSFSAGTGSGVRWTAEFRDRETEPQLILSMGKWTAVLTDR, encoded by the coding sequence ATGGCACCGGATCAGAACGCAGTTTCGGCGTCGACTCGCACCGAGATCGAGGCGCTCGTCGAGGAGTGGATGGAGTCCGAATCGATTCCGGGCGCCAGCGTCGTCGTCGCGGATCGGGACGGGATCCGCTACGCGAACGGCTTCGGCGTTCGAGACGTCGAATCGGAAGCTCCCGCAACCCCCGATACCCTGTACGCGGTCGCGTCGCTGACGAAGTCCGTCACCGCGATCGCCGTCCTGCAACTGGTCGAACGCGGCGATATCGACCTCGAGGACGAGCTCCGCGAGTACGTCGCCGTCCTGAACGAGGCTCCGGGACCGCCGATCACTGTTCGGGAGTTGTTGGCCCACTCGTCGGGGATGCCGCAGGACTTCGTCGCGCGCCGCCCGGCCATCGACGACGGGCGGAACCTCGACCTGTTCGAACACGTCGACGGCGCGGCGGATCGACGATTGGTCGACGACGATCGGTACATGTACTACAACGGCGGGTACTTCGTCCTCGGCGAACTCGTCGAAGCCGTCGACGGGCGACCGTACGAGGAGTACGTGCGGACCGAGATCTTCGAGCCGCTGGGCATGACCCGATCGACGTACGATCCCGACGCGCTCGCTCGAGCCGACGACGCGATGACCGGCTACACGAGGGCGGACGGCGAGCTCTCGCCGGACGCGTACGACGGCGGCGCCGGGCCGGCCGGCGGGCTGATCAGCCCCGCGCGGGAACTCGCGACGGTGCTTCGCTGCGTACTGAACGACGGGACGGTCGACGGGACGCGGATTCTCGAGCCGGACCTCGTCGAGGCGATGTGCGGTCGTCAATCGCCGTCCCTGCCGACCGTCGACGGGACGTACCGCGGGTACGGGTACGGCTGGGAAGTCCGCGATTTCCTGGACGAGACGCTCGTCTCTCACCTCGGCGGCATCGGCGTTTCCGGGGCCTACATGGGATGTCTTCGGGAGCACGATGTCGCTGTCGCACTGGCGTTCAACACGCACGGTCCGTCGGTGACGGCGGTCGGCGCGGGGATTCTGGCTGCGCTGTGCGGCGAGCGGCCCGAGGACGCCGTCCGGGCGCTCCGAGTGCGCGAGGCGATCGACGCCGTCGCCGGCACCTACGAATCGTATCGCGGCGCGTTGACCGCAACCGTCGAACCGGCGGCCGCCGGAACGATCAGAATCCGCGTCCCGGAGCGAGACGTCGCGTTCACCGCCTCCCCGGACGCCGTCGAGCGCTCGCCGTACTCGTTTTCGGCGGGTACGGGAAGCGGGGTGCGGTGGACCGCGGAGTTTCGCGACCGCGAGACGGAGCCGCAGCTGATCCTTTCGATGGGCAAGTGGACCGCCGTCCTGACGGACCGGTAG
- a CDS encoding DUF2797 domain-containing protein has protein sequence MQLVGYEPSGRGSALLLADESGAIERRELESGDALSYALGERRCAGTIDDGEHVACDRPAAPYCEYHTSTWVCARCTGTCLKDEMDCYEEHAVYIAAFAPDTFKVGVTKSRRLETRLREQGADRAAHVHTVSNGRIAREIEAEIARRLTDRVRTGPKIASLAATVDQAAWERTLESLKTDVIDRFSFDYGLELRGRPVRETIASGTVVGVKGRLLVLENGGTTYAVDMRDLVGYELEEGATDRSLQSSLGSFS, from the coding sequence GTGCAACTGGTGGGTTACGAGCCGAGCGGTCGCGGGTCCGCACTGTTGCTGGCCGACGAGAGCGGCGCGATCGAACGCCGCGAACTCGAGTCCGGCGACGCCCTCTCGTACGCGCTCGGAGAGCGACGCTGCGCCGGCACGATCGACGACGGCGAGCACGTCGCCTGCGACCGCCCGGCGGCGCCGTACTGCGAATATCACACCAGCACGTGGGTCTGCGCCCGCTGTACCGGCACCTGCCTCAAGGACGAAATGGACTGCTACGAGGAGCACGCGGTCTACATCGCCGCGTTCGCCCCGGACACGTTCAAGGTCGGCGTCACCAAATCGCGGCGCCTCGAGACCCGCCTCCGCGAGCAGGGGGCCGACCGCGCGGCCCACGTCCACACCGTCTCGAACGGCCGCATCGCCCGCGAAATCGAGGCCGAGATCGCCCGGCGGCTGACGGACCGCGTCCGCACCGGGCCGAAGATCGCCTCGCTCGCGGCGACCGTCGATCAAGCGGCCTGGGAACGAACGCTCGAGTCCCTCAAGACCGACGTCATCGACCGCTTTTCGTTCGACTACGGGCTCGAACTCCGGGGCCGACCCGTTCGCGAGACGATCGCGTCCGGGACGGTCGTCGGCGTGAAGGGTCGGCTGCTCGTCCTCGAGAACGGCGGGACGACCTACGCCGTCGACATGCGCGATCTGGTCGGCTACGAGCTCGAGGAGGGAGCGACCGATCGAAGCCTGCAGTCGTCGCTGGGATCGTTCAGTTAG
- a CDS encoding BsuPI-related putative proteinase inhibitor yields the protein MTLEGSLEARVSTDGDGTGSPAVAFRFTVTNTGAEPLELQFSDAAKAEFVVQDEDREVWRFTEGRAFMQMLSAERLAPEESTTYDGEWERPRPGEYTAVAELRAQEASCEARTEFIVPD from the coding sequence ATGACGCTCGAGGGATCGCTCGAGGCGCGGGTATCGACGGACGGGGACGGGACGGGATCGCCGGCGGTCGCGTTCAGGTTTACCGTGACGAATACGGGCGCGGAGCCGCTCGAGTTGCAGTTCTCGGACGCGGCCAAGGCCGAGTTCGTCGTGCAGGACGAGGACCGTGAGGTCTGGCGGTTCACCGAGGGACGGGCGTTCATGCAGATGCTAAGCGCCGAGCGGCTCGCCCCCGAGGAGTCGACGACCTACGACGGCGAGTGGGAACGTCCGCGGCCGGGCGAGTACACCGCCGTCGCCGAGTTGCGCGCGCAGGAGGCGTCCTGCGAGGCCCGAACCGAGTTCATCGTGCCTGACTGA
- a CDS encoding CbiX/SirB N-terminal domain-containing protein: MQALVIAAHGSHLNPDASDPTYAHADRVRETGAFDEVREAFWKEEPHFREVIRTLESDEVFVVPLFISEGYFTEQVIPRELRLEEWHPEKWDSDGTSASQVTLEATDVDKTVHYCGPVGTHDAMTDVIVQRAETVTEDPDVGEGVGLAVVGHGTERNENSAKAVEYHTERIRERDRFDEVEALFMDEEPEVDDVTEYFESEDIVVVPLFIADGYHTQEDIPEDMGLTEDYRLGWDVPAEVDGHRIWYAGAVGTEGLMADVILERAADAGADLGDALETVRANERVATGTDGRERESGTDAGAGTGAGAGD; encoded by the coding sequence ATGCAAGCGCTGGTCATCGCGGCGCACGGCTCTCACCTCAATCCGGACGCCTCGGACCCCACCTACGCCCACGCGGACCGCGTCCGCGAGACGGGCGCGTTCGACGAGGTCCGCGAGGCGTTCTGGAAGGAGGAACCGCACTTCCGCGAGGTGATTCGCACCCTCGAGTCCGACGAGGTTTTCGTCGTTCCGCTCTTTATCAGCGAGGGCTACTTCACCGAGCAGGTCATTCCTCGAGAGCTTCGACTCGAGGAGTGGCACCCCGAAAAGTGGGACTCCGACGGCACGAGCGCCTCGCAGGTCACGCTCGAGGCGACCGACGTCGACAAGACGGTCCACTACTGCGGCCCGGTCGGCACCCACGACGCGATGACGGACGTGATCGTCCAGCGCGCCGAAACCGTGACCGAGGACCCCGACGTGGGGGAGGGGGTCGGCCTCGCGGTCGTCGGCCACGGCACCGAGCGCAACGAAAACTCCGCGAAGGCCGTCGAGTACCACACCGAGCGCATCCGCGAGCGGGATCGCTTCGACGAGGTGGAGGCGCTGTTCATGGACGAGGAGCCAGAGGTCGACGACGTCACGGAGTACTTCGAGAGCGAGGATATCGTCGTCGTCCCGCTGTTCATCGCGGACGGCTACCACACCCAGGAGGACATCCCCGAGGACATGGGGCTGACCGAGGACTACCGGCTCGGCTGGGACGTTCCCGCGGAAGTCGACGGCCATCGCATCTGGTACGCCGGCGCCGTCGGCACCGAGGGGCTGATGGCCGACGTCATCCTCGAGCGCGCGGCGGATGCCGGCGCAGACCTTGGTGACGCTCTCGAGACCGTCCGGGCGAACGAACGGGTCGCGACCGGGACCGACGGCCGCGAACGCGAGTCTGGAACCGACGCGGGAGCAGGAACCGGCGCCGGCGCGGGTGACTGA